A DNA window from Candidatus Aminicenantes bacterium contains the following coding sequences:
- a CDS encoding carboxymuconolactone decarboxylase family protein has product MMTKHKEDPVLGDKDQEIIAVGASVASGCLPCIKFHLRAAAGAGASEGDIRQAAGDAARVRMAATGIMARAGGLTQAEWSPAIPEPDGAPTMLRELVAIAAAYAVNCCTSVRGHMDAARALGATDGQMFAALKIACAIRDVACQKAKAEAGAVLGASEEQAVSCCGSEDEEAVDGEAGGCSCQPGDLDDSKKSDQI; this is encoded by the coding sequence ATGATGACCAAACACAAAGAAGACCCTGTCCTTGGCGACAAAGATCAGGAGATCATCGCCGTGGGAGCATCTGTTGCCAGCGGCTGCCTGCCCTGCATCAAGTTTCACCTGCGGGCAGCGGCCGGCGCCGGAGCGAGCGAAGGAGATATCCGCCAAGCCGCAGGTGATGCCGCCAGGGTAAGGATGGCGGCGACCGGCATCATGGCCAGGGCCGGCGGCTTGACTCAGGCCGAGTGGAGCCCGGCCATCCCCGAACCGGACGGCGCCCCGACGATGCTGCGCGAGCTCGTGGCGATCGCCGCCGCCTATGCCGTAAATTGCTGCACCAGCGTCAGGGGGCACATGGACGCCGCCCGTGCCCTGGGGGCGACGGACGGGCAGATGTTCGCGGCGCTAAAGATCGCTTGCGCGATAAGAGACGTCGCCTGCCAGAAGGCAAAAGCCGAGGCCGGGGCGGTTCTGGGCGCAAGCGAGGAGCAAGCCGTTTCCTGCTGCGGCAGCGAGGATGAAGAAGCGGTTGATGGAGAAGCCGGGGGTTGCAGCTGCCAACCTGGAGACTTGGATGATTCAAAAAAATCGGATCAAATATAA
- a CDS encoding BamA/TamA family outer membrane protein, producing the protein MPGKRLERNHRRQRFFGAALLLLLALGEPGSAQDEAAAKPLEPARGGFVVAPVVYYTPETLFSWGIVGIHYFRFGRSVVPSRLSHYRFNLVRTQNRQTIAQVDYELYLAGGAILLDGQAKYWLYPDRFYGSGNRSLAQDREDFNARNWRLTANLQRRWGANLFTGMHLEMFSQAITETAGNGLLAAREIPGSRGARLTAIGLFGKWDSRDNTFSAGKGAYGALLLNFFPKVLGSDFAFSQLTLDARNYFPLGRGAVLAVQAIGKTTWGECPFQALPMFGGLNLLRGFYEGRYRDKSMLAIQAEYRLPLWRRFGLCAFAGLAQVQPRAGLLSLAEFHPAAGVGLRYKFNPRENLNVRLDVGFADSSPALYLTFAEAF; encoded by the coding sequence ATGCCGGGTAAACGTTTGGAACGAAACCACCGCCGGCAGCGGTTTTTTGGCGCCGCCCTCCTCCTGCTGCTCGCTTTGGGTGAACCGGGCTCCGCCCAGGACGAGGCCGCCGCCAAACCGCTCGAGCCGGCCCGCGGCGGCTTCGTGGTCGCCCCGGTCGTCTACTACACCCCCGAAACGCTTTTTTCATGGGGCATCGTCGGCATCCATTATTTCCGCTTCGGCCGTTCCGTCGTCCCCTCCCGCCTTTCTCATTACCGCTTCAACCTGGTCCGCACCCAGAACAGGCAGACCATCGCCCAGGTGGACTACGAGCTCTACCTGGCCGGCGGCGCCATCCTGCTGGACGGCCAGGCGAAATACTGGCTTTACCCGGATCGTTTTTACGGCAGCGGCAACCGCAGCCTGGCACAGGACCGCGAAGACTTCAACGCCCGCAACTGGCGCCTGACGGCGAACCTCCAGCGCCGCTGGGGCGCGAACCTGTTCACCGGGATGCACCTGGAGATGTTCTCGCAAGCCATCACCGAAACCGCCGGCAACGGCCTGCTGGCCGCACGGGAGATCCCCGGCAGCCGCGGCGCCAGGCTGACCGCGATCGGCCTTTTCGGCAAGTGGGACAGCCGCGACAACACCTTCTCCGCCGGCAAGGGGGCTTATGGCGCGCTCTTGCTTAACTTTTTCCCCAAGGTGCTGGGCAGCGATTTTGCCTTCAGCCAGCTGACCCTGGACGCCAGGAATTACTTCCCTTTGGGCCGCGGCGCGGTGCTGGCCGTCCAGGCCATCGGCAAGACGACCTGGGGCGAGTGCCCGTTTCAGGCGCTGCCCATGTTCGGCGGCCTGAACCTGCTGCGCGGCTTCTACGAAGGCCGCTACCGCGATAAAAGCATGCTGGCCATACAGGCCGAGTACCGCCTGCCCTTGTGGCGGCGCTTCGGGTTGTGCGCTTTTGCCGGGTTGGCCCAGGTGCAGCCGCGGGCCGGGCTGCTGTCGCTGGCGGAATTTCACCCGGCCGCCGGCGTCGGCCTGCGCTACAAGTTCAACCCGCGCGAGAACCTGAACGTCCGCCTGGACGTCGGCTTCGCCGACTCGTCCCCCGCCTTATATCTCACCTTCGCCGAGGCATTTTGA
- a CDS encoding ankyrin repeat domain-containing protein, whose translation MRRMRNWLTVLSLLIFICMPLAADDIFAPVKKGELDSVKTLLEKDPALLNARGESDRTPLLEAVLSRQPAVFEFLLEKGADFNLVNKEGFAPVHFAAFLGETELVKMLIAKGAPLTVNANVIGATPLDLAVSAGRREMVELLIAKGAPLNLKDKKGNTPLIKAVLSGRAEIAGLLIHKGAAVDEKDQMGSTPLLLAALTGQKELAAWLIENKADINAANSLGGTPLSVAVREGHQEVVDLLVAKGASKDFLKQPVLEGDYLGQKIPGLAPERFAPGTVSTEKSELNSVFSADGKEFYFAVQSGPMKWVIMVMKQENGRWSKPLPASFSGQYSDVDLFITPDNKRLFYSSNRPLAENGAAKKDFDIWMVERTTDGWSKPSNPGSPINSAEAEFYPSLTADGTLYFQSQRPDTLGSRDIYRSRPTDGKYEKIENLGAAINSTLFEGDALIAPKEDFLVFSVDRPDSFGQGDLYISFRDANDGWTTPKNMGDKINSEYHENCPMLSPDGKFLFFTRNNDIYWVDALVIKNLQGGQQPL comes from the coding sequence ATGCGACGCATGCGAAACTGGTTGACTGTCTTGAGCCTGTTGATTTTCATCTGTATGCCGCTGGCAGCGGACGATATCTTCGCGCCGGTGAAGAAGGGCGAGTTGGACTCCGTTAAAACACTGCTGGAGAAGGACCCGGCCCTGCTGAATGCCCGGGGGGAATCCGACCGCACCCCCTTGCTGGAAGCCGTCCTTTCACGCCAGCCTGCCGTTTTTGAATTTCTGCTGGAAAAGGGGGCCGATTTCAACCTGGTCAACAAGGAAGGCTTTGCCCCCGTTCATTTCGCCGCCTTCCTCGGGGAAACCGAGCTGGTCAAAATGCTCATTGCCAAGGGCGCTCCGCTGACCGTCAACGCCAACGTCATCGGGGCCACACCCCTCGACCTGGCCGTCAGCGCCGGGCGCAGGGAGATGGTCGAGCTGCTGATCGCCAAGGGGGCTCCGTTGAACCTGAAGGATAAAAAGGGCAACACGCCGCTGATCAAGGCTGTCCTGTCGGGGCGGGCGGAAATCGCCGGCCTGCTGATCCACAAAGGGGCCGCTGTCGATGAAAAAGACCAGATGGGCAGCACGCCGCTGCTGCTGGCCGCCCTGACCGGCCAGAAGGAGCTGGCGGCATGGCTGATCGAAAACAAGGCCGACATCAACGCGGCCAACTCGCTCGGCGGCACGCCGCTCAGCGTCGCCGTCCGCGAGGGGCACCAGGAGGTCGTTGACCTGCTCGTGGCCAAGGGGGCGAGCAAGGATTTTCTCAAGCAGCCCGTCCTGGAAGGCGATTACCTGGGGCAGAAGATTCCCGGATTGGCGCCCGAGCGTTTCGCGCCGGGGACCGTATCGACCGAAAAAAGCGAATTGAACTCGGTTTTCAGTGCCGACGGCAAGGAGTTTTATTTTGCCGTCCAAAGCGGCCCAATGAAGTGGGTGATCATGGTGATGAAGCAGGAAAACGGCCGCTGGTCAAAACCGCTGCCGGCTTCGTTTTCCGGCCAGTACAGCGACGTCGATCTCTTCATCACCCCCGACAACAAGAGGCTGTTCTACAGCTCCAACCGCCCGCTGGCGGAAAACGGAGCGGCCAAGAAGGATTTTGATATCTGGATGGTCGAGCGCACAACGGACGGCTGGTCAAAACCCAGCAATCCGGGCAGCCCGATCAATTCGGCCGAAGCCGAGTTCTATCCTTCGCTCACCGCGGACGGCACCCTGTATTTCCAGTCCCAGCGCCCGGACACTCTCGGCTCCAGGGACATTTACCGCTCCCGGCCGACCGACGGCAAGTATGAAAAAATTGAAAACCTCGGCGCCGCCATCAACAGCACCCTTTTCGAAGGAGACGCCCTGATCGCGCCCAAGGAAGACTTCCTTGTTTTTTCGGTCGACCGCCCCGACAGCTTCGGCCAGGGCGACCTGTACATCAGCTTCCGTGATGCCAACGACGGCTGGACGACTCCGAAAAACATGGGCGACAAGATCAATTCCGAATACCACGAGAATTGCCCGATGCTCTCACCGGATGGAAAATTCCTGTTTTTCACCCGCAACAACGACATCTACTGGGTGGACGCGCTGGTCATCAAGAATTTGCAGGGCGGCCAGCAGCCCCTCTGA
- a CDS encoding RNA polymerase sigma factor: MPASPADDISGFFEKNYERVFRYVRGMVRDSAEAEDLTQEAFLRAHRERETVRDPGALLSWLYRVATHVCLDRLRQRARFASRESGIDLAAVDPPDPDLPSMQQALEQEQMSACVNRFLADIPDAFRSVILLHDMHGVSGPEIAALLALPLSTVKIRLHRARRQLKTMLASGCKFSLDERGVLVCEPKK; the protein is encoded by the coding sequence ATGCCTGCCTCTCCAGCGGATGACATTTCCGGCTTTTTCGAAAAAAACTACGAGCGCGTCTTCCGCTATGTCCGGGGCATGGTCCGCGACTCGGCCGAGGCCGAGGACCTGACCCAGGAGGCGTTCCTCCGCGCCCACCGCGAGCGCGAAACGGTGCGCGATCCGGGCGCCTTGCTTTCATGGCTCTATCGTGTCGCCACCCACGTATGCCTCGACCGGCTGCGGCAGCGGGCCCGTTTCGCATCCAGGGAATCCGGGATTGACCTCGCCGCCGTCGACCCTCCGGACCCCGATTTGCCTTCGATGCAGCAAGCCCTCGAGCAGGAGCAAATGAGCGCCTGTGTCAATCGCTTTCTGGCTGATATTCCCGATGCCTTCCGCTCGGTGATTCTACTTCATGACATGCACGGAGTGAGCGGCCCTGAGATCGCCGCTCTCCTCGCCCTGCCGCTCAGCACGGTCAAGATCAGGCTCCACCGCGCCCGGCGCCAGCTGAAAACCATGTTGGCATCCGGCTGCAAATTCTCTTTGGACGAACGCGGCGTCCTGGTCTGCGAACCAAAAAAGTAA
- the rsmI gene encoding 16S rRNA (cytidine(1402)-2'-O)-methyltransferase — protein sequence MALYIVPTPIGNLQDITERAVVVLRRVDFIIAEDSRYSQKLLNHFNIKKRIISHYRPKEETQAEKILALLTGQDGALITDSGTPAISDPGFILIAKAIARNIPVIPLPGPTAFVPALVASGIDPRRFIFLGFPPRGRNDLHTFCKSLAPLPYTMVFYESPRRSEEFLRSAAAVFGARPFALAKELSKKHETIIRGRLDEWPQALKDQTILGEIVIVIAGTGAKAHPVEPPPLLRSIEDVYVYFRERHGLGKNLLKKILMQKKAKKAAKRGSDAG from the coding sequence ATGGCTCTCTACATCGTCCCGACGCCGATCGGCAACCTGCAGGACATCACCGAACGGGCGGTCGTCGTCCTGCGCCGGGTCGACTTCATCATCGCCGAGGACAGCCGCTACTCGCAGAAGCTTCTCAACCACTTCAACATCAAAAAACGGATCATCAGCCATTACCGTCCCAAGGAGGAAACGCAGGCGGAGAAGATCCTGGCCCTGCTCACCGGCCAGGACGGGGCTTTGATCACCGATTCGGGCACCCCGGCCATCTCCGATCCCGGCTTCATCCTGATCGCCAAAGCCATCGCACGGAACATCCCGGTCATCCCCCTGCCTGGGCCGACCGCCTTTGTCCCGGCCCTGGTCGCTTCGGGCATCGATCCGCGCCGCTTCATCTTCCTCGGCTTTCCCCCGCGGGGACGAAACGACCTGCACACTTTCTGCAAATCCCTGGCTCCCCTTCCCTATACCATGGTGTTTTACGAATCGCCGCGGCGCAGCGAGGAATTCCTGCGCAGCGCCGCCGCCGTGTTCGGCGCACGCCCTTTCGCCCTGGCCAAGGAATTGAGCAAGAAGCATGAAACGATCATTCGCGGCCGTTTGGATGAATGGCCGCAGGCGCTGAAAGACCAAACTATTCTGGGAGAAATCGTCATCGTCATCGCCGGCACCGGGGCCAAGGCGCACCCGGTCGAACCGCCGCCGCTGCTGCGGAGCATCGAGGACGTTTACGTCTATTTCCGCGAACGCCACGGCCTGGGTAAAAACTTGCTGAAGAAGATCCTCATGCAAAAGAAAGCAAAAAAAGCGGCCAAACGAGGTTCGGATGCCGGGTAA
- a CDS encoding NAD(P)H-dependent oxidoreductase — MRVLIVYAHPQPKSFCHAVLERLSAGLRDAGHEIDVVDLYAIRFDPVFRTMDFASYVHESMPLEILELMNLKQHVIDSAGGPLRRFVASRWLRNKDLPAVAKFIHSHRPKDVTAQWEKVKNAQGLVFISPVYWLHFPAILKGWFERVFAYGDAYALTPVGWQGDASGRVPLLRQEKALVINTTLFSEKDYKADWELPMRRMIDDWGLRYPGVKKVEHVYFYGVPTVGEDTRRGYLERAYTLGKEFAGRDDQRSIMN, encoded by the coding sequence ATGAGAGTTTTAATCGTTTACGCCCATCCGCAACCCAAGTCTTTCTGCCATGCCGTCCTTGAGCGTCTCAGCGCCGGACTGCGGGATGCCGGCCACGAAATCGACGTGGTCGACCTCTACGCCATCCGTTTCGACCCCGTCTTCCGTACCATGGACTTTGCCAGCTACGTGCACGAAAGCATGCCCCTGGAAATACTTGAACTAATGAACCTCAAGCAGCACGTGATCGACTCCGCCGGCGGCCCCTTGCGCAGGTTCGTGGCCTCACGCTGGCTGCGCAACAAGGATCTCCCGGCCGTGGCGAAATTCATCCACAGCCACAGGCCTAAAGATGTCACGGCCCAGTGGGAGAAAGTCAAAAATGCCCAGGGACTGGTTTTTATCTCGCCGGTATACTGGCTGCATTTTCCTGCCATCCTGAAAGGGTGGTTCGAGCGGGTTTTTGCCTACGGCGACGCCTATGCCCTGACGCCGGTCGGCTGGCAAGGGGACGCGAGCGGCAGGGTGCCGCTGCTGCGCCAGGAAAAAGCGCTGGTGATCAATACCACCCTTTTCAGCGAAAAAGATTACAAGGCCGATTGGGAACTGCCCATGCGGCGCATGATCGATGACTGGGGACTGCGCTACCCGGGAGTCAAAAAAGTCGAGCATGTCTATTTCTACGGGGTTCCCACCGTCGGCGAGGACACACGGAGGGGCTACCTGGAGCGTGCATATACCTTGGGCAAGGAGTTTGCGGGTAGGGACGACCAGCGGTCGATTATGAATTGA